ATCAATGGTAAAGGATGGTGGTGTTAAGGCGATAAATGGGGAATGGATTGAACTGAAAGTTGACACGATATGTGTTCATGGGGATAATCCAAAGGCTCTTGAAATTACTGCTTATATAAGAGAGATATTAGAAAGAGAGGGGGTTAAGGTAGTTCCAATGAAGGAGATAGTGAGGGGTTAAAATGATTCAAATAAAACCAGCTGGTGATTCAGCCCTCTTAATATCTTTTGGCGAGACTATAGATGAGGAGATAAACAATAGAGTCCATTCTTTGGCCAAAATCATAGAAAGTATTCCTCCAGAGTGGCTGATAGAAGTTGTTCCAGCATACTCATCTCTTCTGGTGGTTTATGATCCTTTAAAGGTAAGTTACAGGGAGGTAAGGAATAAAATTAGCTCAATGCTAGTGCAAGCGACCGAGAAAATTAAGGGGAAGAAGGTTGAGATCCCAGTTGCATACGGTGGAGAATTTGGGCCAGACATAGAGTTCGTTGCAAAATATAATGGACTTACTGTTGATGAAGTAATAGAGATTCACTCAAAGCCCCTATATAGAGTCTATTTCCTGGGCTTCCTTCCAGGATTTGCTTACCTAGGAGGGATGGATGAGAGAATAGCAACCCCTAGATTAGAAAAACCTAGAGTGAAAGTTCCGGCTGGAAGTGTTGGGATAGCTGGAAAACAAACAGGTTGGTACGCAATAGAAAGTCCTGGAGGCTGGAGGATCATAGGAAGAACTCCATTAAGAACATTCAATCCTGAGAGAGTTCCACCTAGCATAGTTCTCCCTGGAGATTATGTGAAGTTTATTCCAATAGGCGAAGATGAATTCTGGGAGATATATAGGGAGGAGTGGAAATGATAGAAATAATATCCACACCATCTCCATTGTTAATTCAGGATCTCGGAAGAAAAGGATATCTAAAATATGGTGTCCCAACTTCTGGTCCTATGGATGAAATTTCCGCAAGGTTAGCTAATTATCTCGTTGGAAATCCAGACGAAGCACCCCTTTTAGAGTTTACACTTTCCGGGCCTACAATAAAGTTCCACTCCTCAGCAGTCTTCGCGATCGCAGGTGATGTTAAGGCATACTTAAATGGAATTGAGATAGAACCATGGAGAAGTTACTGGGCCAAAAGAGGAGATGTCTTAGAGGTGGGTAAACTGAACTCTGGAATGTATGGATACATAGCGTTTGCTGGGGGCATAGAATGCCAGAGGATTTTGGGTAGTTGTGCAACTTACATTAGGGCAGGTTTTGGCAGACCTCTCAGGCCGGGAGACAGGTTAAAACTTGGGTATACCATACTCACGAGAAAAGCAGGCAAGTTCCTGCCGGAAGATCTTATTCCAAAGTATAAAAACGTAATTAGAGTTGTTTTGGGGCCAAATCTAGAAAACTTTACAAAGGAGGGCATAGAGACCTTTCTAACTTCAGAATACACAGTTACCAAGGAATCAGATAGGATGGGTTACAGGCTTGATGGGCCAAGAATCCAACACTCTGAGAAAGGACCTGATATAATCACCGAGCCAATCCCCTTGGGCTCAATTCAAGTGCCCGGAAATGGGAAGCCGATAGTTATGCTCGTTGATAGACAGACAACTGGTGGATATGCAAAAATAGCCGTCGTTACTAGGGTTGACTTACCCTCAATTGCTCAAAAAAGGCCTGGAGAGAATGTTAAGTTTAAGGAAGTTAGCGTTGAAGAGGCTCAAGATCTATTAAGGAG
The window above is part of the Pyrococcus sp. NA2 genome. Proteins encoded here:
- the pxpB gene encoding 5-oxoprolinase subunit PxpB, with protein sequence MIQIKPAGDSALLISFGETIDEEINNRVHSLAKIIESIPPEWLIEVVPAYSSLLVVYDPLKVSYREVRNKISSMLVQATEKIKGKKVEIPVAYGGEFGPDIEFVAKYNGLTVDEVIEIHSKPLYRVYFLGFLPGFAYLGGMDERIATPRLEKPRVKVPAGSVGIAGKQTGWYAIESPGGWRIIGRTPLRTFNPERVPPSIVLPGDYVKFIPIGEDEFWEIYREEWK
- a CDS encoding biotin-dependent carboxyltransferase family protein, with the translated sequence MIEIISTPSPLLIQDLGRKGYLKYGVPTSGPMDEISARLANYLVGNPDEAPLLEFTLSGPTIKFHSSAVFAIAGDVKAYLNGIEIEPWRSYWAKRGDVLEVGKLNSGMYGYIAFAGGIECQRILGSCATYIRAGFGRPLRPGDRLKLGYTILTRKAGKFLPEDLIPKYKNVIRVVLGPNLENFTKEGIETFLTSEYTVTKESDRMGYRLDGPRIQHSEKGPDIITEPIPLGSIQVPGNGKPIVMLVDRQTTGGYAKIAVVTRVDLPSIAQKRPGENVKFKEVSVEEAQDLLRRRELIMKSIRKALNEEGYLFRIKLKEFEDLVFAYLDE